A stretch of DNA from Lycium ferocissimum isolate CSIRO_LF1 chromosome 4, AGI_CSIRO_Lferr_CH_V1, whole genome shotgun sequence:
AGCAATCAACTTCCTGTACTATAAATCTATAATAAGTATTGAGTCCAGGAATATACTCTCCATTCAACTACTCATCAGCTAAAAAAAGAGGAGACACATAAGACTGAGCTCTCCGAGCCCTTTGCCGCCTTTTTGTCACCCCCCAGCCTTTCAAAAATCGGCCTGTGATCCCATGTTTGTTATCCAAAGTATGCTGCAGTAGGAGAGAAAATGTTGTTCTCTCTCCATCATTGGACCGTCTCCCGCCTCTGGAACTAGCCCCACTCGGAGTTTTATTCCATGGACCGGATTTTGGAGCAATCATCTGATGCAAAAGAGATCCCACTGCAGGTACTAAATCTGTTTGAAGGTCCTTCTGATCCTTTTTCCTCCTCCTTGCTTGACCCCTCCTTGGCTGATTACAGAATGCAATACCTTTTTCCTTCTCCATGGGTTGTTCAACTTCATTCTCTGGACAACTAGACAGAGAACTAGCAACTTCAGCAAGCTGGCCTAGACAGTGTCTAGAAGCTTCAGATGGTTCACCAATGGCAGACTTTGCAGatgatgaaataaaaataagtatATCAGCTGCAACCTTGTCAAATTCCTCGACTGGATCATTATGGCCTCTTCCTGGTAAATAGATTGATGTACTGACTTTACTGTCCTGAGAATCTCCTCTTGGTGGAGAACACTCCTTATTTTCTGGGCTAACAGGACCTTCCAGATCTCTTTCCCCAGTAGACTTTGTTGCTTCACTTGGACTAGATGATAAAAGGTCTTCTTTGATGCAGGAGTTCAAGTCGATGCAAATATTAGTTGTCGAAAGCTTGCTATCAATGCTAGTCCCTACAAGGTGATTATCCCTGGTACATTTTCTGTATTCAGGTGAAGAATCAGGAACCATCTTACTGTCAAGAACCTCAGAATTTTTATGAATCTCTACATTTCCGCCTTCAGGAAAATTAAGATGGGAAATGTCGGAGGAGGGTGCAGACCGGTAGTCAGACAAATAGGTAGGAGGTGTCAAATTCAAGTCCATGCCTTTCCTACAATTTGTGTAATCTGAAAACTTATTGTCTTCATCAAATGACTTAAAGTTGCTTCCATCTCTCCCTGTAAGTGCAGATAACAAATATTGTGATGAGGGATAAAACTTCATGCTATAAACATCTTTTAGGATAGAAAGGCTGTATGTATTCCTTTAGAGAAGCCAGCATTAGGAAAAACAGATAACTGATGCAACATCGAAATAAAACCAGGTATTGTGCAAGACAATAACAGGAAAAGAGCATGATGACAGCTTAAGAATTACGATCAGAATCTTTTCTCAAGAGAAATTCAGGATACCTTCTTTATTCAGAGTTGAGCATTCTGCACGTCCAATACCGGATAAATCCAGATCCCTGTCCTGGATTTCCTCGTGAATGTTATTCGATCCAAATGCAGAATTCGGACACTCTGACTCAAAAGGCTGTGCTGGTTCATTCAGGTCAAACAAAAGAAAGGTACCCCTATAACTTGCGGGAGAACTGGAAGAGTCTCCAGAGGCAACAAAGTTGACTTTCGAAGAACATTGAGGTTGAAATTCTGAAATCAGAACATTTATCCTTTTAACAGGATTTTCCTCTTCATTATCAATGGCTTTTTCTGCTGGAAGTTCAAGATCCAACATTCTCTTCCTTGATGTGTCGTTCTTCAATAATGATGCTGTGCATTcatttaaaatgtttttacCTGATAAACAGTCAACACCTGGTTGCACAGTCTTGTCGGCACCAAAACTGAAAGACTCTTGAAACATTTCTTTACTTGGTGCATATGGCTCAATGATTGTGAGATTTACTGAGTGCCTAAAGGTCTTCTCAGAAATTTCAGACCTTAACAGAGACACAAAAGTATTTGGCTCTAATTCTTGCAAGTGTACATGATCATCCACTTGTTTTCTCCTTTTAATCTCATCCATTAATTCCCTTTGTCTTCCATATAAACGATGAAGTTCATTGACCTGAAAGAGAATACCATTTAAACTTGTGGTTGATTATGATGCATTTAAGTGAATCACCAAGTGATGAAGGACTCCCAAGGTCACCATTACTCAAGACCAAAATTGATCAAATACTAGAACTGCAACATTTAGGTAGAAGAAGCGCCAACTCTAGTAACAAATTTTAAGGGAAATCTAGTAACATTTACAAAAGGTTTATTGTAATCCACAAGAGAGAATAAGAATGTTTATGAAAGGTTTATTGTAATCCACAAGAAAGAGAAAGTTATGAGTTAATAAATCAGGACAGTTAATTCCAGAaacatgaaaggatatataagAGCAATTCATTTAGATGCAGAATAAATTGAAAATTCTGTTGAATATAACCCAAGATGACAATAATCTGTTCAACGGCTAACCAAAGGAAATGCTCATGTATATACCTGATATCTAAATGTTGCTTCATGTTTAAGTATTGTCTGTCTCAATATATCCTTCTGATAAACTAAATCCTGGCTCTGGTCTACCATAAATGGAGGAAACGCAAGATTGAATCCTCTACTACTGTTCCAGGCGATACCACTGTGGGGTATTGACCGTGAATTACTACCCGTAAGACTGACAACATGATCTCTTGGGTAGTAATATCCTGGAAGATAGTTAGTGCACTGCATTTTTCCCTCCTCCCTGGAACAGAACACAACCAAGAGTTAGAATGTGCTGTTTTTTCCCCTGCCTGTGGctcaacacaacatataacttagAATGTAAACATGCATATTAAACTGGATGGTGCACATTATTCCTCAACACTAATATATTACGGTGAATTTCCACCAGGCAATGCCCTTACTTCTTCAAGGAAATGAGGACCAGGAAGACTAAAAGAAGATACTCATTAACAtggtgtgatattgtccgctttgggcaaACCTCGGTTTTCCCTAAAAGGTTTCACACGAGAACAGGAAGACTATTCTACCTGTTCACAGTCATTTGCATCAGATCATAGGTGCTAATAAGATAGTTTTATGAATTgaacaaaattttgaaaatgcaAAGTCACGCATCCACTCATCCAACAACCAATTAGAGCAGAAAAACTTGTTGGGTGGGCAACATAAAAAGAACCCATCTGACTTTTGAGTTTTCAAAAACTCAGAAACTAACATACATCACCAGTTATGCAGATATAGAAATGGAAAAAGCAAGcacttaaaacaaaaacaaaaaaaatttgaaaaaatcataaaaaccaGGTAAAAGATCACAATGCACAGATCCAGCAGAAAGAATCAACAGTCACACACAAAGGGTGTGATAAAAACACCCAAAAatagaaagagaagagagatgAAACAACACAAACATACCAACACACCAAAACTTACACAAGCAAAGAAACAACCTTGAGATGAATAACATTTAAAAAAGGACTTCTGCAAGAGAAATCAACCAAGATTATCATCAATGAGcagaatttcaagaaattaccAAAGACCAAGTCCTTTAAATGCGACAGCTTGTGAAAAGAAAACCCCAGCAAGATATATCTCATTCAAGACTAGCTCCAGCTCCAAGAAAACTCATCAAGCCAGAAAGGGAGACATTGCTAAAAAGAGTAGAAAAAACTCAGAGAAGAACTGAAACTTTAGAGAAAAATAGTCTTGAAAATAAAGCCAAGAAAATAAGATGCTTGTTAGATTGTACAATGTCATTGTGGGGAGGGGAAAGGAAAGGATGGAGTTTTTTTGGATCTGGTGGGGCCACTCTGGACAAAGAGAGAAGAATAATTAGTACTACTAGTAACTGACATGGGAAGAGAGAGACATGGAATTTGTCAAAGACATTTGGATCTATCTTCCACATTTACATCTATTCTTGGATTTTTCTTGGTAATGAAGCGTGTGAAAAAATGGATCATCTTTTGTAGATTCTCTTTCCTATCCTTGTCCTTTTGCCATGGACCAATACTAACTTCTTTAAATTCTTTTCCAGTTTAATACTTCATCAAGAATTAAATCTTATTCCTTTCATTTGTTGACTTCCAACTTTTTGGACTTACAATTAAAAgatagttttcttttcttctttttctccttttggcACTTGAATGCATATTTTATTACTTACTCCCtgcgtttcaatttatgtaatataGTTTGGTagtatgaaatttaaaaaataaagaagatttttgaatcttgtaattaaaatatcaaagatatttgtgtagttatagatcatctcgttaagcgtaaaaagtaaagtttaaagttaaattgctgCCGAATAAGAAaatgtattattctttttgggatatactaaagaggaaagtgtatcacataaattgaaatagaaggAGTAATAACTATGAAATGTATataactccttttttttttctttttttttttacaacatgAATAGTATAGATGGTGAACTTTTTTTTGGTACTTTTGCTAATGCGTAGTGATGACTTTGAGTCTTTAGGGAAAGTCGTGATACAATATATCTTTAGATTGAAGGAATCTTCTGGGCGGGGTCGCCGGTTGATCTCTTTTGTGATGGAGTTGgtaaattcatcttttcttaaGTATGTCTTTTGTGTGTATTACTGTTGAGATGTGTGGTGTTGAGATGTGTGGTGAAATGAATAGGATCTTTTTAACTTTAAAGAAAGATCACAAGTTTGAATCTTGGAAACAGAGTTTCCACAACGACCTCGagttaatatataataataattaagctcacaataaaatatttataaatattaatgtagaTTTTCTAATACATATACAGAACTTGGGTAAAAGTTCTTTGAATTTCCATAAACTCGTAGGTTATACTCTGACACCGCTCTTTTGCATTTCCTCTCTATAGGCCCTATACGGTGAGAATTTAGACTAATTAGATCACTGAGTTCCGAATACCAAATAGATCTATCAAAAccaaaaatatgtataataaaataatatattcaatagatttctactttgttttataGATAGTAATAAATATATGAATTTCTATTGAGCCGAATGTGCAACTGATagatctatttatttttttcatttatgttGATTGTACAAAaggtcttcttcttttctttttttgggaaaaaaaaggcattttttaaataaaaagtcGATGATAATTATTGTGTTACAATCTGAGTTGTCATAATGATTgcttgattttcttgttaaatCAGCTTCCCCTTAAACATCATTTCTTATTCAATATTCGAATTTGAATCATCGACAAGAAAGTGGTTGTGAGTGGAAGAATTTTAGTTAGTTTATCTAAAAACTAAATGATTGGCGTAGTACTCTTGCACTATTACATTTACATGTTcgaggaaaaaagaagagagagaaagcttTGCACGTTTAATTGTAAGCAACCATATAAATGAACTTATAAATTCCCTAAATGGATAGACAAATTGGGTTAATTACGTAATGATAATTTATTGAAAATTATCGTAAGAaacaaggaaagagaaattaattaaGGGAATGTTGGTGGGGGTATTAACTGTAAAGTACAAGAGATGATGCGTTAGGACATGATATGGTATAATTAGTAGTTTTCAGCAAAGAACAATATATATAACAGGGAGTGTATACTCCAGCTGGTCAGCATCGACTAAGTTTAGGTTAATGATTAGCATGCAATTTAATTTGATTCGACATAGATATAATTATTGTGACAAATCAAATTAccctttttcttaatttttcgtGTCTTAAGATAATAAGGTTAAGTCGAGTGTAACAATAATGCATGTTACTATGTTAGATTTATATGGGGAAAATGACATAACACTGCTACATTAAGGCTCTATATATTTAAACAAGAAATTTCCCAAGATTCAAGAGGAATCGCTAGCAAATTAAAGAGTgagttcatatttttttttccacactTCTAGCAGTATGTTTTTATTTCACATAAACAAGTAATGAGACAAATCAATAGAAATACTCCTCTCCTTTCCCAATAACATAAACTTACCGTAAGCAACTCCTCTATTCTCCCTCATAAAGCCATGACTCCATTTAAAAGAGCATCTAGTGATATTTCAAGAGAAGAAATTGCATGGTTTCCCTTCAGAtgagctggtctttaatttttgtcgtTCAAATAGacagatttttaatttttgctcttcaaaaTCGAACTCATATCTAGCGGAACATAAACTATTTAAGGGTGCGGGACATAACTTGTGCgatattatgatgtgaaaatatcaagggacaaaatttaaagaccagcacaaaatagagATAGAACTGCAAATGACCCATTTGAAGACCCACCACTGGAGAGAAATTGTTTTGGCTGGGCTGGGCTAGATATTTTCTGTGGGCTTATGGTCCAAAAACAAGAGAAATGTGTTGGGCTGGATGCTTTGCAGagtcattcgcacaaatgcccTGTTTcggggtggtttttaatttttgtccctcaaattgttggtctttaatttttccttttggtACTTTAAGTGACCGAAAATACCCCTTaaattctgggttcgaaccccagtagagtataaaaaaaaaaatcgcaagtcAAGATTTCATAGTAAATTATGCCTATTCAGGcaaaagttatgtcttaaggcatagtttcttATAGTGCGGTTCTTTATGAAATCTTGNNNNNNNNNNNNNNNNNNNNNNNNNNNNNNNNNNNNNNNNNNNNNNNNNNNNNNNNNNNNNNNNNNNNNNNNNNNNNNNNNNNNNNNNNNNNNNNNNNNNAATGGGGTACCGTATATATTTTTTGGTGTTTGAGTTTTTATGGCTTTTGGGAGGGTTTAAAGGAGATACGGTACGGGTGTCGACCATGTCTctcgagccccatgcatgatttgtgtttcaaaagtaaatattttggtattcggaTATTGCACTTACTTTACGTACTTAACTGTTTTGCCAGTTCTATGACTTATTTACCGcacttcatgctttatatactcgcatatttcgtaccgacccccctttctcgGAGGCACGTTTCATGCCCCGGTACGgacgcccactttggtgatccgccggctagACATCTACTCGTTTATTTTGAGTGCTCCTTttgttccgagcctatattttggtacggactTTCCGTCGTTTATGTATATGTtcattcggggtacggcggggccctatcccgtcatatgattttgtcattactcttagaggtctgtagacatatatgtgggttgtgaatattcaTTGCACATTCGTatgtgttcgtatgatttatgttttggcggtcccattcgccgtggcgaccttgtcgcttgcgtttgtatatattttgggatgttgtgctttatgatagccttgcgcttttgtgatatatatttgtacatgCGACAATTTAGGAGACGACGTCCGACCTCTCGTATATGTATGAAGTTATTTATCTTGAtcgattaatgggtgtgtacgagtgtccagctcgggcactagtcacggcctacggggttgggtcgtgacaataataaTGAGTTTGGAGAAAATATTACTTACCACTAGAATGCATGGCACagattccaatttttttttccttcaagcTTTGGCAAAAATGGAGTCAattagaaaatgaaagaagaaaaaataaaggggGGGGGTGGGGCGGGTTTTTTCCCGTTATATTTTATACACGTGGCAAAAAATAACAGGTCAAATGCTCCCTCACGCGTTGCTTGGTCGTGTAGTCACGCACAGTGCCAGATCAGCGCTAAAAGGTCACTAAAATACTGAAAAATTAAGActggggggtaataggtcgcccgcaaaggttgggtgcatCATAATTAATCTGGCTATACGTTGGGGGgagttttatgtattttccctagAAGTTAAGAATTAAAAAGTGGCGGAAGAAACAAACCGAAAGCGCTAACATTATCGATGAACCACACAAATACGACGACATCTACTTATAACCTATAAGGAACactataaaataaatacttatATTCGTTGCTTCTAAAAGAAtactttttattataaaattttattaaaagcTAGAACTatccaaattaataaaattggAATGGATATTACAAGTAGCAAGGCATCAAGCCAACGATTGTATCAAGATATGATAGTTGGTGTTTAAAGAATATTGTTatcataaaaattattaaaaactaAGGGCAGCCTGGTGCACTTACATAAAATAATTGTCATATAGATTTCAATGACAACGGGGAAAGGgtaattatacaaaaaaattagttaaagaATTTGCAAAATGAAGTTATATGTAGAGGCTATCATGGCTTATTGGAATAAGAActtcaaaatttagaaaaaataccATATACAATATACAAGAACCCAGTGCAAACCTATTCTTCTTAGTGTAGTAGCGTTCGAGATTTTATGTTCTTCTTCGTGTGTTCGAGATTTGATGTAAGGTTTAGGTTTTAATTATAGCCCTCcctatttaaattcatcccaaaGCAAGGTCCAAAGTTAAAATATCTAATGCTATGTATTATAAActttgatatataaatatattttctacatatatgtttattcggTTCGGTTATGTTTTTCTTCggtattttttataaaataaaaaacccacCCTATTAATTCGGTACGGTTATAgatttatattaaaatattcgGTTTTATTAGAAAGAACATATAAATCGGTTCGGTACAATACGGTTCGGTCGGTTCAATCGATTTTTGAaaaaccattgacacccctaacCGTGGCTGCTGAGATGTCACCCACATCATCCTCATGATTCATAACAGTGGAAGTGATTGTATAGTATCCACCACTGGCGATCTATATGCCTCAACATgctatttaaaaagaaaaagcgaATGAGGATACATAAGTGATAAAATTACAGCTAAGCTCGACTAAATTAGTCAGCTTTTATCATATACGAACATTGAGGTCCTAGGTCGATAAGTTACACCTATTTTATGTGATATCCCAATTGTTCAAGCCTTAGCATATCCATTTTAATTCTCAAATACCTATACGTAATGCGTTGCTTAGGCCTCATGACTATAGATATCTCAATGGATCTCAAGGGAGCAAACGAGCACAAATGTGAAGCAGCAGAAGTTCAAAAGTCAAAACTAACTTTAGTCTGCAATACAGTTACCCTTCGGTCCACCCTTTTAAATTCTAGATTTATTCATATCTACGGAAAACTTAATAATATGGAATCAgagaaaaagaagcaaagagaagaaaatcacgTAGCTGCTGAAGTTGGGATCACACAATGACTTGGCTATATAAACCAGTCCTAGCTCAACTATAGATCCTCTAGAATCAATAGTTTGACAAACTCAAAACCGTTAACGAGTGAAAATGACGATAATACTTACAACATTGCTTTCGTGTATAAGTGGTTTATCATATGATTGATTAGAAACTCCCCGTGTAATGATGGTAAATCAAGGCTGGTGATAGAATCTCTTATTCACTTATAATCGAGGGAAAGCTGTACAACAAGCTCTTGAACATCCATGATCTAGGATTAACATTCTCACGTgctcaatgaagtagttaagCATCAGTCCTGGAAATAGTTACATAATTATCTGCTAACAATAGTTAACCAAATTAGCAAGAAAATTTGATCTCCTTATgcccttctttttttccccAATAACTCAGGTATTAATCAATATGATATTACAAAGTTGTTAGGCCACAATCAATATGAATTCAGGAAACTTTCTCAAATTGTGATGAGTCAAATTTGCAGCAATATTCACAAACCTGCATATCCATATCTCCAGACGCGGAAGCAACTTTCTGCCATATTAGAACTTATATTAGGATACGGTGGATTATTGTGAAATAAATAAATCTTGGATTAGTAGTTTGAAGTAGGATGGATAAATGTGTCACTAGGATAGTCTTACTGCATATATAATAAATTCAGAAGTAAAACTAAGTAAAATGCAGATATTAATAATTAATGTACCTATCCTTGCACATAGTTCCACTGCTTGAGGCTGGAAGATTGTGTAGGGAAATGCCTGTTCAGCAGTCAAAGTACAAGACAAACTCTATCAACAATAGAACCATAAGAAATGATTTGTACTGTGCTTTATGCAGATAACAGACGACAGGCTGTAAATATCAGAGGCAGTCTACACATTTTCAATCAAACGCATAGACCAAAAAGAGGAAAGAGGTAAGTTACTGCACTAGGATGCAAATTAAGTAGAGCAATCTCTAATGttttctcattgtcatgacaatgaaagttgttcatcgatgtgaaaaaaaaattagtaagaatatgagggaaaataatattttgattctagatttttttcttttaaattctttaatatcttatatgtataccgacaaaaattgatatccatctcaattaactaattgttcagatccaaacataagaaccattgttgaatatattggattttttaaaagtaaaactaataaaatatttttattaaattaattaaaaaatatattataattttttatattaagaattatagataaaaagaattgttacaaagaaatcaaaattaaaaagatatatgttatatcgtaaatcaccaaattttaattccgcaatgaaaatataaagtaatacattttataaatgtaaagaaacaataatcaaagaatgcaaaggagagtaaaataagtaaagtattgacaaagaaggaaaataaggataaaagtcactccctcccttaacttttacttgtccacgttgACATAtcaggagaaaaaaaaatttcttcttattttacctttcacattaattactcatttttaaatcattttctaagactattgagactatacactaataaatatggatattataataaaatatatacttcatttattaatttttaaagaacgtgaaaaatcaaaagtggacaagtaaaagtgcacggagggaAGAAATATGTGTAGGAGAAGTGGATATGTGTATACAcgagaaaagaataaatacttagtactatgacatatgtccaagtgggataaaaaagtagttggttaaggtacacaatgtatataacttttggtacaaatttgcattactattgttcgtcctctcttcacgtttaaagtattgacaaacaagaaaaatggggataaaagtcactccctccgatcacttttacttgtccatattaacataccgagagaaagaaatttttgttcttattattaattttatccttcacattaattactcattttcaaatcattttccaatgCTATTGAGatttacaccaataaatatgaatattatagtaaaatatatactccctccgttccatattacttgtcactttcccttttgcacgcccattaagaaatcataaataaaaaaaattattttactattttacccctatctctctccgataaatacattctaatcaagaTTGActatattcaagaacatttattattaagggtaagatgggaaagatttaattaattttaccttgattttgtaaatgaataaataatttagaCATATATtcttagtaatgtggccaattAATGTGGGACGGAGAGgataagatgagaaagatttaattaattttatataattttgtaaatgaacaagtaatttggacatatatttttaataacgtggccaagtaatatgggacggagggagtacttcatttattaattcttaaagaacgtgaaaagtcaaaagtgaatgagaaaaagtgcacggaggaaataaatatgtgacggaaaattaaaattgaagtgcatacgtgtatacatgataagagaataaatattcagtactatgacataataatatatgtccacgtgggataaaaaaatagtttagtaatgtggccaagaaatatgggacggagggagtatttcatttattaattcttaaagaacacgaaaagtcaaaagtgaacaagtaaaagtgcacggaggaaataaatgtgttggagaattaaaattgaagtgcatacgtgtatacatgagaagagaataaatattcagtaatatgacatatgtccacctgagataaaaaagtaattggttaaagtgtataatttatatagcttttggtacaagcattcattatTGTGTTAGTTTCTCTTGGACCCTTACATATAATAGGaaatcatttattaattcttaaagaccgtgaaaaattaaaagtgaacaaataaaaatgcTAACAAATTTATATTCTTGAGAGTCGTGATGAATAAGAAGGAAGCAAGTATTTGCTGAAGAAAACCCCTAGAAATCAAGGGAAGAGGTGTTAGGTGGCAAATTGAAGGAAACATGATTTGTGAGTGTGTCCACGTGCTGTGCTGAAACAGAAATACAATACATGTGTGAAAAGTGGCATGATAAATTCAATGACCAATGAGATTGGTCCTACAATTGACATTGCTCCCAGTACAATATTTGATAGCATTGTTCGtacacatttatatataatagaaattaagCAAAATTAACTAACTTTttagttataaaaaataatttagtgaTATTCTTTATACTAAGATAAAGTCGAGAGACTTTTTtagtataaaataaatttattaactTTAGTTTTTAGTAATAATTAAATGATCATCATGAATTAACTTGGGACAATTAGCAATTGAATAGGTTAAAGCTTTGATAGGATGATCAATTTCTTTTCCTTATCTTTTGGGTGGTCGGTAAAGTGAAAcgcctctttctttctttttttttctctttgtaaAGCAAAAGAGGTGGAAACAATGATTCAGGTTTCAGTACATCAGAAGTTCATGCACCTTTTCAATATATTGATATCTAGGACTAAAAAAAGAAGCCTAGAGCCCGTTCGGATTAACcgaaagaaaatgacttttaagcataagtgcttaaaatattttttaaatattaaaaattattttataaaattatgtgTTTGAATAAAAGTGTTTAAAGAGTTTTTAGAAGTAAGAGTAGTAttgaaattaacaaaaaatataagagataaaagaataaagttgttggttaaaccaaaatgacttttaagctaaaaaataagttggggttgaGTAAATTCTTGGTTTTGACTtatttaagcactttttaacttaatttaaacttttttttattttatcaaacacctaaataaattaaaaatgacTCATAAGCTgatttgaccaacttataagccaattcAAACGGGCTCCTAGTAAATTTCGACTTTTTAACTCTTTTTCCCAAACCTTTTCAATCACATTGTTAAAAGAATAACTTCAGGAGGGTAACGTGTTAGCTGACTCAATCCTATTATAATATtgaattaataatatttaaaatatttaagatTATCTATGTTTTGTTTGGATCAGTGAATTAAAAATGATATACGATGCATAAtctctatctatatatataataaactaGGAATAGaaaaggtgatgtgacacctctctttGGCCAAGAAACacaattatcttttttcttttttttttgacattttccccatttttctcatttaaatGCTAAGTAATAAACAACTCAAAAATCAATAATTTAATTCTCTTAA
This window harbors:
- the LOC132052377 gene encoding uncharacterized protein LOC132052377, whose translation is MQCTNYLPGYYYPRDHVVSLTGSNSRSIPHSGIAWNSSRGFNLAFPPFMVDQSQDLVYQKDILRQTILKHEATFRYQVNELHRLYGRQRELMDEIKRRKQVDDHVHLQELEPNTFVSLLRSEISEKTFRHSVNLTIIEPYAPSKEMFQESFSFGADKTVQPGVDCLSGKNILNECTASLLKNDTSRKRMLDLELPAEKAIDNEEENPVKRINVLISEFQPQCSSKVNFVASGDSSSSPASYRGTFLLFDLNEPAQPFESECPNSAFGSNNIHEEIQDRDLDLSGIGRAECSTLNKEGRDGSNFKSFDEDNKFSDYTNCRKGMDLNLTPPTYLSDYRSAPSSDISHLNFPEGGNVEIHKNSEVLDSKMVPDSSPEYRKCTRDNHLVGTSIDSKLSTTNICIDLNSCIKEDLLSSSPSEATKSTGERDLEGPVSPENKECSPPRGDSQDSKVSTSIYLPGRGHNDPVEEFDKVAADILIFISSSAKSAIGEPSEASRHCLGQLAEVASSLSSCPENEVEQPMEKEKGIAFCNQPRRGQARRRKKDQKDLQTDLVPAVGSLLHQMIAPKSGPWNKTPSGASSRGGRRSNDGERTTFSLLLQHTLDNKHGITGRFLKGWGVTKRRQRARRAQSYVSPLFLADE